From a region of the Zonotrichia albicollis isolate bZonAlb1 chromosome 5, bZonAlb1.hap1, whole genome shotgun sequence genome:
- the LOXL3 gene encoding lysyl oxidase homolog 3 isoform X4, whose product MGGCGTRAWPELLVVLGSAWLWVGSAQPTPPGPTHPPGPQLRFRLAGYPRKHNEGRVEVFYNDEWGTICDDDFTLGNAHVLCRQLGFVAATGWAHSAKYGKGVGRIWLDNVNCVGNEKSIGDCKHRGWGNSDCSHEEDAGVVCKDERIPGFKDSNVIETEQSHLEEVRLRPVVSGGRRQLPVTEGIVEVRYKDSWAQICDQGWDSHNSRVVCGMMGFPAEKKVNRNFYRLFTERQQLNYRLHSVSCTGTEVHLSMCSFEFYRGNSSGACSSGMPAVVSCVPGPLFASGSAHKKKQRQQQQQQGQPRIRLKGGARVGEGRVEVLRSSEWGTICDDRWNLQSASVVCRELGFGSAKEALTGARMGQGTGPIHLNEVQCRGTEKSLWNCPFRNITQEDCKHTEDAAVRCNIPYMGYENLIRLSGGRSRFEGRVEVAVGAGDGDQPRWGLVCGEGWGTLEAMVACRQLGLGFANHGLQIRLAGGRTEFEGRVEVKRGSKWGTVCSDGWTTKEAMVACRQLGLGYSLHAVTETWYWDASNVTEMVMSGVKCAGHEMSLSHCQHHGASLSCRNTGTRFAAGVICSETASDLLLHAPLVQETAYIEDRPLHMLYCAAEENCLASSARLANWPYGHRRLLRFSSQIHNRGRADFRPKAGRHSWVWHECHRHYHSMDIFTHYDILTPNGTKVAEGHKASFCLEDTECEEGVAKRYECANFGEQGITVGCWDLYRHDIDCQWIDITDVKPGNYILQVVINPNFEVAESDFTNNAMKCNCKYDGHRIWVHSCHIGDALSEEANKRFEQYPGQLNNQIS is encoded by the exons ATGGGAGGCTGCGGCACAcgcgcatggccagagctgctggtggtgctcggcagtgcctggctgtgggtgggcagtgcccagcccaccCCCCCGGGCCCCACACACCCCCCCGGGCCCCAGCTGAGGTTCCGCCTGGCCGGGTACCCCCGCAAGCACAACGAGGGCCGCGTGGAGGTTTTCTACAACGACGAGTGGGGCACCATCTGCGACGACGACTTCACGCTGGGCAATGCGCACGTGCTGTGCCGCCAGCTCGGCTTCGTGGCTGCCACGGGCTGGGCACACAGCGCCAAGTACGGCAAAGGAGTCG GGCGGATCTGGCTGGACAATGTGAACTGTGTTGGAAATGAGAAGAGCATCGGGGACTGCAAACACCGGGGCTGGGGGAACAGCGACTGCAGCCACGAGGAGGACGCAGGTGTGGTCTGCAAGGATGAACGCATCCCAGGCTTCAAGGACTCCAATGTCATCGAG ACCGAGCAGAGCCACCTGGAGGAGGTGCGGCTGCGGCCGGTGGTGTCCGGGGGGCGGCGGCAGCTGCCGGTGACAGAGGGCATCGTGGAGGTGCGCTACAAGGACAGCTGGGCACAGATCTGcgaccagggctgggacagccacAACAGCCGCGTGGTCTGCGGCATGATGGGCTTCCCGGCAGAGAAAAAAGTCAACAGGAACTTCTACAG GCTCTTCACGGAGCGGCAGCAGCTCAACTACCGCCTGCACTCGGTGTCCTGCACGGGGACAGAGGTGCACCTGTCCATGTGCTCCTTCGAGTTCTACCGGGGCAACTCCTCAGGAGCCTGCAGCTCGGGCATGCCCGCCGTGGTCAGCTGCGTGCCAGGGCCcctcttcgcctctggcagtgcccacaAGAAGAaacagcgccagcagcagcagcagcagggccag ccccgGATCCGGCTGAAGGGCGGCGCCAGGGTGGGCGAGGGCCGCGTGGAGGTGCTCAGGAGCAGCGAGTGGGGCACCATCTGCGACGACCGCTGGAACCTGCAGTCAGCCAGCGTGGTGTGCCGCGAGCTGGGCTTCGGCAGCGCCAAGGAGGCCCTCACCGGGGCACGCATGGGACAAG GGACGGGCCCCATCCACCTGAACGAGGTGCAGTGCCGGGGCACCGAGAAGTCCCTGTGGAACTGTCCCTTCAGGAACATCACCCAGGAGGACTGCAAGCACACGGAGGACGCTGCTGTTCGCTGCAACATCCCCTACATGGGCTACGAGAACCTG ATTCGGCTGAGCGGGGGCCGGAGCCGCTTCGAGGGGCGGGTCGAGGTGGCGGTGGGGGCTGGCGACGGGGACCAGCCCCGCTGGGGTCTGGTGTGCGGAGAAGGCTGGGGCACCCTCGAGGCGATGGTGGCCTGTcgccagctggggctgggattcGCTAACCACGGCTTACAA ATCCGCCTGGCCGGCGGGAGGACAGAGTTTGAGGGCCGCGTGGAGGTGAAGCGAGGCAGTAAGTGGGGCACGGTCTGCAGCGATGGCTGGACCACCAAGGAGGCCATGGTGGCCTGTCGTCAGCTCGGCCTGGGCTACTCCCTGCATGCTGTGACG GAGACGTGGTACTGGGACGCCAGCAACGTGACAGAGATGGTCATGAGTGGGGTGAAGTGCGCCGGCCACGAGATGTCCCTGAGCCACTGCCAGCACCACGGCgccagcctgagctgcaggaaCACGGGCACGCGCTTCGCTGCGGGCGTTATCTGCTCTGAGA CCGCCTCGGACCTGCTGCTGCACGCGCCGCTGGTGCAGGAGACGGCGTACATCGAGGACAGGCCGCTGCACATGCTGTACTGTGCTGCTGAGGAGAACTGCCTGGCCAGCTCAGCCCGCCTGGCCAACTGGCCCTACGGCCACCGCCGCCTGCTGCGCTTCTCCTCGCAGATCCACAACCGCGGCCGCGCCGACTTCCGCCCCAAGGCCGGCCGCCACTCCTGGGTCTGGCACGAGTGCCACCG GCACTACCACAGCATGGACATCTTCACCCACTACGACATCCTGACCCCCAACGGCACCAAGGTAGCCGAGGGACACAAGGCCAGCTTCTGCCTGGAGGACACCGAGTGCGAGGAAG gCGTGGCCAAGAGGTACGAGTGTGCCAACTTTGGGGAGCAGGGCATCACCGTGGGCTGTTGGGACCTGTACCGGCACGACATTGACTGTCAGTGGATCGACATCACCGATGTCAAGCCAGGCAACTACATcctgcag GTCGTGATCAACCCCAACTTCGAGGTGGCAGAAAGTGACTTCACCAACAATGCCATGAAATGCAACTGCAAGTACGACGGGCACCGCATCTGGGTGCACAGCTGCCACATTG